In Papaver somniferum cultivar HN1 unplaced genomic scaffold, ASM357369v1 unplaced-scaffold_135, whole genome shotgun sequence, one DNA window encodes the following:
- the LOC113334097 gene encoding G-type lectin S-receptor-like serine/threonine-protein kinase At1g11330 has protein sequence MDPSTFGAEEKEDDVLESGKFGKWTSSGREKAFQGFRTRLEEFKNEVLVISKLQHRNLVRLLGCCTEREEKILVYEYMPNKSLDAFLFVPTQRTLLDWRKRFHIIEGITRGILYLHRDSRFRVIHRDLKASNVLLDEKLNPKISDFGMARIFGGDELQADTRRVVGTYGYMSPEYAMEGRFSEKSDVFFKFVKIISFS, from the exons ATGGATCCATCTACATTTGGAGCTGAAGAGAAGGAGGATGACGTCTTAGAGTCAG GCAAATTTGGTAAATGGACAAGTAGTGGCCGTGAAAAGGCTTTCCAAGGGTTCCGGACAAGGCTAGAAGAGTTCAAAAATGAAGTTCTGGTGATCTCTAAACTTCAACACAGGAATCTAGTTAGACTTTTAGGTTGTTGCACTGAAAGGGAAGAGAAGATATTGGTATATGAATACATGCCTAACAAAAGCTTGGATGCATTTCTCTTTG TTCCAACCCAACGAACGCTCCTGGATTGGAGGAAACGCTTCCATATTATCGAAGGGATAACCCGTGGGATTCTTTACCTTCACAGAGATTCTAGATTCAGAGTTATTCATAGAGATTTGAAGGCAAGTAACGTTTTGCTGGATGAAAAGTTGAACCCTAAAATTTCCGATTTTGGGATGGCAAGGATATTTGGAGGCGATGAGCTCCAGGCAGATACCAGAAGAGTTGTTGGGACATA CGGTTATATGTCCCCCGAATATGCAATGGAAGGtcgattttcagaaaaatcagaTGTTTTCTTTAAGTTTGTAAAGATTATTTCGTTTAGTTAG